A part of Halobaculum sp. MBLA0143 genomic DNA contains:
- a CDS encoding mechanosensitive ion channel family protein, whose protein sequence is MSQSTPTATPATPTPTGEPAEGGSLVGSLGEQTLSTIAAAVDGLASTEARVAVTVAVVGGLVVVGLLAVPAGVRLVGRLSVRLVLSREPPPDETHGYDYVLAETLVVRTLQFGLGLLAVVSLLFVWELDTIAAAFADLLGGTAPSIGRVLVTLLLFAGAFVGADLLETKMTTFAERSTLINRHQQGIAFQAIRVSLLIAVGLTTLSVWEFSLDGLLVGAGFLGIVVGIAAQQTLSALIAGFVIMFSRPFELGDWVEIGGTEGVVTDITIMNTRLRTAWGDTVVLPNDAVSNATVTNHTAQNRLRLSVDVGVDYTTELEKARELALEGVESADKAQPVPTPQVLPKAFGDSAVVLECRFWIENPSARTRALATAQVVSAIKARFDEAGVKIPFPQRELSGRAETGGFQVADDRTTVPTGDGERTSPPEGAEADE, encoded by the coding sequence GTGAGCCAATCGACACCGACCGCCACGCCCGCGACCCCGACACCGACGGGTGAGCCGGCGGAGGGGGGGAGCCTGGTCGGCTCGTTGGGCGAGCAGACACTGTCGACGATCGCGGCGGCCGTCGACGGACTGGCGTCGACGGAGGCCAGGGTCGCGGTGACGGTCGCGGTGGTGGGCGGGCTGGTGGTCGTCGGGCTGTTGGCCGTCCCGGCGGGGGTGCGGCTCGTCGGTCGACTGTCCGTGCGGCTCGTCTTGAGCCGCGAACCTCCGCCGGACGAGACGCACGGCTACGACTACGTGCTCGCGGAGACGCTGGTCGTCCGGACACTCCAGTTCGGGCTGGGACTGTTGGCAGTCGTCTCCCTGTTGTTCGTCTGGGAACTGGACACGATAGCGGCGGCGTTCGCGGATCTGTTGGGCGGCACTGCGCCCAGCATCGGCCGAGTGTTGGTGACACTCCTCCTGTTCGCCGGCGCGTTCGTCGGCGCGGACCTGTTGGAGACGAAGATGACGACGTTCGCGGAGCGGTCGACCCTGATCAACCGCCACCAACAGGGGATCGCCTTCCAGGCGATCCGGGTGTCGTTGCTGATCGCGGTCGGGTTGACGACACTGTCCGTCTGGGAGTTCTCGTTGGACGGGCTGCTCGTCGGGGCGGGGTTCCTCGGGATCGTCGTCGGGATCGCCGCCCAACAGACTCTCTCCGCGTTGATCGCGGGGTTCGTCATCATGTTCTCCCGACCGTTCGAGCTGGGTGACTGGGTGGAGATCGGCGGCACGGAGGGTGTCGTCACGGACATCACGATCATGAACACCCGGCTGCGAACCGCCTGGGGTGACACGGTCGTGTTGCCCAACGACGCCGTCAGCAACGCCACCGTGACGAACCACACGGCCCAGAACCGACTCCGCCTGTCCGTCGACGTGGGCGTCGACTACACGACGGAGTTAGAGAAGGCCCGGGAACTGGCGCTGGAGGGAGTAGAGTCCGCGGACAAGGCACAGCCAGTGCCGACACCGCAGGTGTTGCCGAAGGCGTTCGGCGACTCCGCGGTCGTCCTGGAGTGTCGGTTCTGGATCGAGAACCCCAGCGCCCGGACCCGGGCGTTGGCGACGGCCCAAGTGGTGTCGGCGATCAAGGCTCGCTTCGACGAGGCGGGCGTGAAGATCCCGTTCCCACAGCGGGAACTGTCCGGGCGGGCGGAGACGGGGGGCTTCCAGGTCGCCGACGACCGGACGACCGTCCCGACGGGCGACGGCGAGCGAACCTCGCCGCCGGAGGGGGCCGAGGCGGACGAGTGA
- a CDS encoding creatininase family protein has translation MNLSEATWTDVRETTPEIALVPVGSTEQHGPHAPLGTDATAAAAVAEAADDRLDETDPTAVVAPPVHVGVSEEHRAFDGTLWVSPETFRAYVRETVESLASHGVSRTVLVNGHGGNVEALAETARRLSRSETGPYTVAFTWFEAVGEHASDMGHAGPLETALLRHVAPGLVREDRVETAAADAADGWGEWVRGVNLAHDSHEFTDNGVVGDPREGDADRGGELLSTASEALVDVVRAVCERDRSESADP, from the coding sequence GTGAACCTCTCGGAGGCGACCTGGACGGACGTACGCGAGACGACACCCGAGATCGCGCTCGTGCCCGTCGGGAGCACGGAGCAACACGGCCCACACGCCCCGCTGGGGACGGACGCGACGGCGGCCGCGGCGGTCGCGGAAGCCGCCGACGACCGATTAGACGAGACGGACCCGACGGCGGTCGTCGCGCCGCCGGTCCACGTCGGCGTGAGCGAGGAACACCGGGCGTTCGACGGGACACTCTGGGTGTCGCCGGAGACGTTCCGAGCGTACGTCCGCGAGACGGTCGAGAGCCTGGCGAGCCACGGGGTCTCCCGGACGGTGCTCGTCAACGGCCACGGCGGCAACGTGGAGGCGTTGGCAGAGACGGCCCGTCGACTCTCCCGGTCGGAGACGGGGCCGTACACGGTCGCGTTCACCTGGTTCGAGGCGGTCGGCGAGCACGCGAGCGACATGGGCCACGCCGGCCCGTTGGAGACGGCGTTGTTGCGTCACGTCGCGCCGGGTCTGGTCCGCGAGGACCGCGTCGAGACGGCCGCGGCCGACGCCGCCGACGGCTGGGGGGAGTGGGTTCGAGGCGTCAACCTCGCACACGACAGCCACGAGTTCACCGACAACGGCGTCGTCGGCGACCCGCGCGAGGGTGACGCCGACCGTGGCGGAGAGCTACTGTCGACCGCGAGCGAGGCGCTCGTCGACGTGGTCCGGGCGGTGTGCGAGCGCGACCGCTCCGAGTCGGCCGACCCGTGA
- a CDS encoding ATP-binding protein encodes MTSFQSTLGEEEEGIADELAESQRQISIAEFFEKNKHMLGFDSGARGLVTAVKEGVDNALDACEEAGVMPDIYVEIEDLGDYYRLVIEDNGPGITREQLPKVFGKLLYGSRFHKREQSLTPDQQILIERDGGVESVPIGRLCDAYISGEGASTARIPDEIRAPSFDRDTHELSWQDVTHAIRHETDAATYEITTQRGRTTEVTGDHSVFTVDERGETREVAASELTAGDVVLAPQQLPETGRTVTSVNLLNHLTVDELTDRRMYVYGFDEETLREIETGETVRKYPNPDSDRKRYYYRYDGVDVLKDSFRSNYVEQGYLPAETVKRLGWEERASDCRLRTYQVGGEPTEVPVTVPVTEELMELLGYYVAEGHADDRQVGFTFGSHEPELVEATETAVAATVGTETTTVERERNSTRVKAFGSPLASFLEDACGDAAANKRVPRFVFDVAPEHRETFLRALHEGDGSDSHPSNELSHTTASETLARQVSALWSSLGVVASSETTTSDGYGDGDTEVHRTKVYGEDAALGDRFDLHTEAGEQAHKRIPTRVLEPIAVGEPSHQTVPDTIPGLLCGCGVGSSPTFAAEYRDRIETALAGEDVPSDRFTTRLTDYGLFTEDNEPTGRLESLWDALHSIQGFTETDLCLLEVTDVTETEPPEYVYDISVPGVNGDDENFVVANEGGLCVKNSRGQQGIGISAAVLYSQLTSGKPAKITSRPRGQSDAQYFELIIDTDENEPDIRREEHRSWDRYGTRIELEMEANMRARSQLRDYIQETAVVNPHARLELDEPGLDEPMKFERATDDLPAETEEIRPHPHGVELGTLIKMLESTESYSLSGFLQEEFTRVGKKSAASIIEGFMDRHVGRELGWSAPGSAEPVDLGRAVEDAVANKGAEATAAFADRVADTLQSRERTSRSQVVDVVGTVADDVAEEYDTTFGDTVRENAVAAAWAALTAFGETIDVSAGADRREDGGEFDLLTPDLYTVVDDATTTQKDDEVVHGVATRLARRIADHDDGHRLTRARLRGYVDGAADDTQEYDDATFGDTARENVTEALWDRTVAVPDDPPKVSTVAGERDTASALLEAMRATDVISPPTDCLAPITEELVEEGLRKEFDADFYAAATRDAEVSGGDPFVVEAGIAYGGELEDGGQVDVLRFANRVPLVYQRGACATTDVVKRIGWRNYGLDHPGGSGLPNGPAVISVHVASTNVPFTSESKDAVANVPEIEDEIELAIREAARDLKSFLNERRSLRKRRQKQDVLGRILPEMAEKVAEVTDRDRPEIGGALARIMNNVAVETERDGETVTVAVRNHTDTTESPDVTAVLSAEPAETPEGATVVEVDGEWFLKWHPEVAGGETETVAVDLPTDATVELSVDGVTDEKLTTETDA; translated from the coding sequence ATGACCTCGTTCCAGTCGACACTCGGCGAGGAGGAAGAGGGGATCGCCGACGAGCTGGCCGAGAGCCAGCGGCAGATCTCCATCGCCGAGTTCTTCGAGAAGAACAAGCACATGCTCGGGTTCGACTCGGGCGCTCGCGGGCTCGTCACCGCCGTCAAGGAGGGCGTCGACAACGCGCTCGACGCCTGCGAGGAGGCCGGTGTCATGCCCGACATCTACGTCGAAATCGAGGATCTCGGCGACTACTACCGACTCGTCATCGAGGACAACGGTCCTGGAATCACGAGAGAACAACTGCCGAAAGTTTTCGGTAAGCTTCTGTACGGGTCGAGATTTCACAAGCGCGAGCAGTCACTGACGCCAGATCAACAGATTCTGATCGAACGAGACGGTGGGGTGGAGTCCGTTCCCATCGGTCGACTGTGTGACGCCTACATCTCGGGGGAGGGTGCCAGCACGGCGCGGATTCCAGACGAGATCCGCGCGCCGTCGTTCGACCGCGACACACACGAGCTATCGTGGCAGGACGTGACCCACGCGATCAGACACGAGACAGACGCCGCGACGTACGAGATCACCACACAGAGAGGCCGGACCACGGAAGTCACCGGCGACCACAGCGTGTTCACCGTCGACGAGCGCGGGGAGACCCGCGAGGTCGCCGCCTCGGAGTTGACCGCCGGCGATGTCGTTCTCGCCCCCCAGCAGCTTCCGGAGACGGGTCGGACGGTCACGTCCGTCAATCTCCTGAACCACCTCACGGTCGACGAGCTGACCGACCGCCGGATGTACGTCTACGGCTTCGACGAGGAGACGCTGCGGGAGATCGAGACCGGCGAGACGGTCCGGAAGTACCCCAACCCGGACAGCGACCGGAAGCGGTACTACTACCGGTACGACGGCGTCGACGTGCTGAAGGACAGCTTCCGGTCGAACTACGTCGAGCAGGGCTACCTCCCGGCCGAGACGGTCAAGCGACTGGGCTGGGAGGAGCGTGCGAGCGACTGTCGCCTCCGGACGTACCAGGTCGGCGGTGAGCCCACCGAGGTTCCGGTGACCGTGCCGGTGACGGAGGAGCTGATGGAACTGCTGGGCTACTACGTCGCGGAGGGACACGCGGACGACCGCCAGGTCGGATTCACCTTCGGGTCACACGAGCCGGAGTTGGTCGAGGCGACGGAGACCGCGGTCGCGGCGACCGTCGGGACGGAGACGACGACCGTCGAGCGGGAACGGAACTCGACACGGGTGAAGGCGTTCGGGAGCCCGCTCGCGTCGTTCTTGGAGGACGCCTGCGGGGACGCGGCCGCGAACAAGCGTGTCCCACGGTTCGTGTTCGACGTAGCGCCGGAGCACCGAGAGACGTTCCTGCGGGCGCTCCACGAGGGGGACGGCTCCGACAGTCACCCGTCGAACGAACTGTCACACACGACCGCGAGCGAGACCCTCGCCAGACAGGTGTCGGCGCTGTGGAGTTCGCTGGGCGTCGTCGCCTCTAGCGAGACGACCACGTCCGACGGGTACGGTGACGGCGACACGGAGGTGCACCGGACGAAGGTGTACGGCGAGGACGCCGCGCTGGGTGACCGGTTCGACCTCCACACCGAGGCCGGAGAACAAGCACACAAACGGATTCCGACTCGTGTCTTGGAGCCGATTGCCGTCGGAGAGCCGTCACACCAGACGGTGCCGGACACGATTCCCGGGCTGTTGTGTGGCTGTGGCGTCGGCTCCAGCCCGACGTTCGCGGCGGAGTACCGGGACCGGATCGAGACCGCACTGGCGGGCGAGGACGTGCCGTCGGACCGCTTCACCACACGTCTAACCGACTACGGGCTGTTCACCGAGGACAACGAGCCGACGGGACGGCTGGAGTCGCTGTGGGACGCCCTCCACAGTATCCAGGGGTTCACCGAGACGGACCTGTGTCTGCTGGAGGTGACAGACGTGACCGAGACGGAGCCGCCGGAGTACGTCTACGACATCTCGGTGCCCGGCGTCAACGGCGACGACGAGAACTTCGTCGTCGCCAACGAGGGCGGACTCTGTGTGAAGAACAGCCGCGGTCAACAAGGTATCGGCATCTCAGCCGCTGTACTCTACTCTCAGCTCACTTCGGGCAAGCCCGCCAAGATCACCTCGCGCCCTCGGGGACAGTCGGACGCGCAGTACTTCGAGCTGATCATCGACACGGACGAAAACGAGCCGGACATCCGTCGGGAGGAACACCGGTCGTGGGACCGCTACGGCACGCGGATCGAGCTGGAGATGGAGGCGAACATGCGGGCGCGGTCACAGCTCCGCGACTACATCCAGGAGACGGCGGTCGTCAACCCACACGCCCGGCTGGAGTTAGACGAACCCGGACTGGACGAGCCGATGAAGTTCGAACGGGCGACGGACGACCTTCCGGCAGAGACGGAGGAGATCCGTCCCCACCCCCACGGGGTGGAGCTGGGGACGCTCATCAAGATGCTGGAGTCGACGGAGTCGTACTCGCTGTCCGGCTTCCTCCAGGAGGAGTTCACCCGCGTGGGCAAGAAGTCCGCCGCGAGCATCATCGAGGGGTTCATGGACCGGCACGTCGGCCGGGAGTTGGGTTGGAGCGCTCCCGGGTCGGCGGAGCCGGTCGACCTCGGGCGGGCCGTCGAGGACGCGGTCGCCAACAAGGGCGCGGAGGCGACGGCGGCGTTCGCCGACCGGGTGGCGGACACTCTCCAGAGCCGCGAGCGGACGAGCCGCTCGCAGGTCGTCGACGTGGTCGGCACAGTCGCCGACGACGTGGCCGAAGAGTACGACACGACGTTCGGTGACACCGTCCGCGAGAACGCCGTGGCGGCGGCGTGGGCGGCGCTGACGGCGTTCGGCGAGACGATCGATGTCTCGGCGGGCGCCGACCGCCGCGAGGACGGCGGTGAGTTCGACCTGCTCACGCCGGACCTGTACACGGTCGTTGACGACGCGACGACCACCCAGAAGGACGACGAGGTGGTCCACGGCGTCGCGACGCGGCTCGCCCGCCGGATAGCGGACCACGACGACGGCCACCGGCTCACCCGCGCCCGGCTCCGCGGGTACGTCGACGGTGCCGCAGACGACACGCAGGAGTACGACGACGCCACGTTCGGCGACACCGCCCGGGAGAACGTGACGGAGGCGCTGTGGGACCGGACGGTCGCGGTGCCGGACGACCCGCCGAAGGTGTCGACGGTGGCCGGCGAGCGGGACACGGCGTCGGCGCTCCTAGAGGCGATGCGGGCGACAGACGTGATCTCGCCCCCGACGGACTGTCTGGCACCGATCACGGAGGAACTCGTCGAGGAGGGGCTCCGCAAGGAGTTCGACGCCGACTTCTACGCGGCCGCCACCCGCGACGCGGAGGTGAGCGGCGGTGACCCGTTCGTCGTGGAGGCGGGGATCGCCTACGGCGGCGAGCTGGAGGACGGCGGCCAGGTGGACGTGTTGCGGTTCGCCAACCGGGTGCCGCTCGTCTACCAGCGCGGCGCGTGTGCGACGACGGACGTGGTCAAACGGATCGGTTGGCGCAACTACGGGCTGGACCACCCCGGCGGCAGCGGGCTGCCGAACGGGCCGGCGGTCATCAGCGTCCACGTCGCCTCCACCAACGTCCCGTTCACGAGCGAGTCGAAAGACGCCGTGGCGAACGTGCCGGAGATCGAAGACGAGATCGAACTGGCGATCCGGGAGGCCGCCCGAGACCTGAAGTCGTTCCTCAACGAGCGGCGGTCGCTCCGGAAGCGCCGCCAGAAGCAGGACGTGCTCGGCCGAATCCTCCCGGAGATGGCCGAGAAGGTTGCGGAGGTGACCGACCGCGACCGGCCGGAGATCGGCGGCGCGCTCGCCCGAATCATGAACAACGTCGCCGTCGAAACGGAACGCGACGGGGAGACGGTCACTGTCGCGGTCCGCAACCACACGGACACGACGGAGTCGCCGGACGTGACCGCCGTGTTGTCCGCCGAGCCGGCGGAGACCCCGGAGGGGGCGACCGTGGTCGAGGTGGACGGCGAGTGGTTCCTGAAGTGGCACCCGGAGGTGGCCGGCGGCGAGACGGAGACGGTCGCCGTCGACCTCCCGACGGACGCCACGGTCGAACTGAGCGTAGACGGCGTCACAGACGAGAAACTCACCACGGAGACGGACGCATGA
- a CDS encoding redoxin domain-containing protein produces MIRAGATAPEFEASLVTTEGELARTRLSEWTQEPPVVLAFFPAAFSGTCTDEVRAIQTDIERYADAGGTVLGVSTDLPWTLRAFAAEEGLSFPLVGDHDREAVRAFDVVDDFPDLGLSAVARRSVFVLDGDGTVTYAWAADDPDAEPPYEDVLAAVRGTQS; encoded by the coding sequence GTGATTCGAGCAGGCGCGACGGCACCGGAGTTCGAGGCGTCGCTCGTGACGACCGAAGGGGAGTTAGCCCGGACACGGCTCTCGGAGTGGACCCAGGAGCCGCCGGTGGTGCTCGCCTTCTTCCCGGCGGCGTTCTCGGGCACCTGCACGGACGAGGTGAGAGCGATCCAGACGGACATCGAGCGGTACGCCGACGCCGGCGGGACCGTCTTGGGTGTGAGCACGGACCTCCCGTGGACGCTCCGGGCGTTCGCCGCCGAAGAGGGGTTGTCGTTCCCGTTGGTCGGCGACCACGACCGCGAGGCCGTGCGGGCGTTCGACGTGGTCGACGACTTCCCCGACCTGGGGCTGTCTGCCGTCGCCCGCCGGTCCGTGTTCGTGCTCGACGGCGACGGCACCGTCACGTACGCCTGGGCGGCCGACGACCCGGACGCGGAGCCGCCCTACGAAGACGTTCTGGCGGCTGTCCGGGGCACACAGTCGTAG
- a CDS encoding tRNA uridine(34) 5-carboxymethylaminomethyl modification radical SAM/GNAT enzyme Elp3: protein MSGTAADGDDSEEPPAFRRVCEELVERILQGELDRDGLESAKLDVCSEHSSPKVPKNTDILQHAPKGRREEVKEVVRRKPVRTASGVSPIAIMTSPHTCPHGKCLYCPGGPASEFSSAQSYTGHEPAAARGKQNDYDPYGQVTLRLEQLRHIGHPVDKAELIVMGGTMTSRSHDYQEWFVKRALQAMNEYDTDSLPAPSDSESFAQAPEEYDFEYLEDVKARNETSDVRCVGITFETKPDWCDPEQIDRMLRLGGTKVEVGVQTTYERINREMHRGHGVGASRDANRRLRDAAFKVGFHMMPGQPGMTERMVREDFQQLFDNPDWRPDYLKIYPTLVVRGTRVYDQWRRDDFEPLDNEQAADLIADVMREVPNYCRLQRVQRDIPADFIDGGVWKSNLRQLAQQRAEEKGYTVSDIRAREVGHSDETPEPDDVELTVTEYEAGGGVEQFLSFEDTERNLLVGFCRLRFPSYSHAAPGTGDDDPVRRELRDAALVRELHVYGSPATFDGDDGDWQHRGYGRRLIEAAEERAREAGFSKLSVISGVGVRGYYREKLDYYQDGPYVSRRL, encoded by the coding sequence ATGAGCGGCACCGCGGCGGACGGCGACGACAGCGAGGAGCCACCGGCGTTCAGACGAGTGTGTGAAGAGCTCGTCGAGCGCATCCTCCAGGGAGAGTTGGACCGCGACGGGCTGGAGTCGGCGAAGCTCGACGTCTGTTCTGAACACTCCTCGCCGAAGGTGCCGAAGAACACGGACATCCTCCAGCACGCGCCGAAGGGGCGCCGCGAGGAGGTGAAGGAGGTGGTGCGGCGCAAGCCGGTGCGGACGGCGTCGGGTGTCTCCCCGATCGCGATCATGACCTCCCCGCACACCTGCCCACACGGGAAGTGTCTGTACTGTCCGGGCGGGCCGGCCTCGGAGTTCTCCAGCGCCCAGAGCTACACGGGCCACGAGCCGGCGGCGGCGCGCGGGAAACAGAACGACTACGACCCGTACGGCCAGGTGACGCTCCGACTGGAGCAACTGCGACACATCGGTCACCCGGTTGACAAGGCGGAGCTGATCGTGATGGGGGGGACGATGACGTCTCGGAGCCACGACTACCAGGAGTGGTTCGTCAAGCGGGCGCTCCAGGCGATGAACGAGTACGACACGGACTCGCTGCCGGCGCCGTCGGACTCGGAGTCGTTCGCCCAGGCGCCCGAGGAGTACGACTTCGAGTACCTGGAGGACGTGAAGGCCCGCAACGAGACGAGCGACGTGCGGTGTGTCGGGATCACGTTCGAGACGAAGCCGGACTGGTGTGACCCCGAACAGATCGACCGGATGCTGCGGCTGGGCGGCACGAAGGTGGAGGTGGGGGTCCAGACCACGTACGAGCGGATCAACCGGGAGATGCACCGCGGCCACGGCGTCGGCGCCTCCCGGGACGCCAACCGCCGGCTGCGTGACGCGGCGTTCAAGGTGGGGTTCCACATGATGCCGGGCCAGCCGGGCATGACCGAGCGGATGGTCCGGGAGGACTTCCAGCAGTTGTTCGACAACCCGGACTGGCGGCCGGACTACCTGAAGATCTACCCGACGCTCGTCGTCCGCGGGACGCGGGTGTACGACCAGTGGCGCCGCGACGACTTCGAGCCGTTGGACAACGAGCAGGCCGCGGACCTGATCGCGGACGTGATGCGGGAGGTGCCGAACTACTGCCGGCTCCAACGGGTCCAACGGGACATCCCGGCCGACTTCATCGACGGCGGCGTCTGGAAGTCGAACCTTCGGCAGTTGGCCCAACAGCGCGCCGAGGAGAAGGGGTACACCGTCTCGGACATCCGCGCCCGGGAGGTGGGTCACAGCGACGAGACGCCGGAGCCGGACGACGTGGAACTGACCGTGACGGAGTACGAGGCCGGCGGCGGGGTCGAACAGTTCCTCTCGTTCGAGGACACCGAACGGAACCTGTTGGTCGGCTTCTGCCGGCTCCGGTTCCCGTCGTACTCGCACGCGGCCCCGGGGACGGGCGACGACGACCCGGTCCGGCGGGAACTGCGGGACGCGGCGCTCGTCCGGGAACTGCACGTCTACGGCTCGCCGGCGACGTTCGACGGCGACGACGGCGACTGGCAACACCGCGGCTACGGCCGACGACTGATCGAGGCAGCCGAGGAACGGGCCCGCGAGGCCGGCTTCTCCAAGCTGTCCGTCATCTCCGGAGTCGGCGTCCGGGGGTACTACCGGGAGAAACTGGACTACTACCAGGACGGCCCGTACGTGAGCCGCCGGCTGTGA
- a CDS encoding DNA topoisomerase IV subunit A produces the protein MSTDTDADETDDGTRLNEQRAREELLSLASELYEQFESGDVPSLSLPTRTKSNIEYDEESDVWVYGDRTSTRSANSVRGARKLLKSIYTVEFLDQQLAEDRSSTLRELYYLSESWDSEEAQFDSQDESNQLVEDLEVVSGVTREDFHMRPEESGATLMGPLKLREQTRRGERVIHCQEDVGEGGYQIPNNPDMIEFLDHDIEFALAVETGGMRDRLIENGFDEAYDCLVVHLKGQPARATRRITKRVHDELSVPVVVFTDSDPWSYRIYGSVAYGSIKSAHLSEYLATPEAEFVGIRPQDIVDYDLPTDPLSDSDVNALESELEDPRFQTEFWEEQIQLQLDLERKAEQQSLASQGLDFVTETYLPERLDEMDVI, from the coding sequence ATGAGCACGGACACAGACGCGGACGAGACGGACGACGGAACGCGACTGAACGAACAACGGGCCCGCGAGGAGCTGCTGTCACTGGCCTCGGAGCTGTACGAGCAGTTCGAGTCCGGCGACGTGCCCTCGCTGTCTCTACCCACCCGGACGAAGAGCAACATCGAGTACGACGAGGAGTCGGACGTGTGGGTGTACGGTGACCGCACGTCCACGCGGTCGGCCAACTCCGTCCGGGGCGCCCGGAAGCTGTTGAAGTCCATCTACACGGTGGAGTTCCTCGATCAACAGCTCGCGGAAGACCGGTCGTCGACGCTGCGGGAGCTGTACTACCTCTCGGAGTCGTGGGACTCCGAGGAAGCGCAGTTCGACAGCCAGGACGAGTCCAACCAGTTGGTGGAGGACTTAGAGGTGGTGTCGGGGGTCACCCGCGAGGACTTCCACATGCGGCCCGAGGAGTCCGGCGCGACGCTGATGGGGCCGTTGAAGCTGCGCGAGCAGACCCGCCGGGGGGAGCGGGTCATCCACTGCCAGGAGGACGTGGGCGAGGGTGGCTACCAGATTCCGAACAACCCGGACATGATCGAGTTCCTCGACCACGACATCGAGTTCGCGTTGGCCGTCGAGACCGGCGGGATGCGCGACCGGCTGATCGAGAACGGGTTCGACGAGGCGTACGACTGTCTGGTCGTCCACCTCAAGGGCCAGCCCGCCCGTGCGACCCGTCGGATCACCAAACGGGTCCACGACGAACTCAGTGTGCCGGTGGTGGTGTTCACGGACAGTGACCCGTGGTCGTACCGGATCTACGGCTCCGTCGCCTACGGCTCCATCAAGTCCGCTCACCTCTCGGAGTACCTCGCCACCCCCGAGGCGGAGTTCGTCGGTATCCGACCGCAGGACATCGTCGACTACGACCTCCCGACGGATCCGTTGTCGGACTCCGACGTGAACGCCTTGGAGTCGGAGCTGGAAGACCCCCGCTTCCAGACGGAGTTCTGGGAAGAACAGATCCAGCTCCAACTCGACTTGGAGAGGAAAGCCGAACAACAGTCACTGGCTTCCCAGGGGCTGGACTTCGTGACGGAGACGTACCTCCCCGAGCGGCTCGACGAGATGGATGTGATCTGA
- a CDS encoding DUF6677 family protein encodes MNVSRLRRPLTAGLLGLLVVGLGHLYLRRFRRGAAWMLLTVATAGLWVEESALTALSNGSLDLVALAPVYLLVVAATVDAVGIARQSQQYLTITSEGDLLTCPVCGNDVDPELSFCHWCTTDLDQFTVVPAGEARPDPERERETE; translated from the coding sequence GTGAACGTCTCCCGCCTGCGCCGCCCGCTGACGGCCGGGCTGCTCGGGCTGCTCGTCGTCGGGCTCGGCCACCTCTACCTCCGGCGGTTCCGCCGCGGGGCGGCGTGGATGCTGTTGACGGTCGCCACCGCCGGGTTGTGGGTCGAAGAGTCCGCCTTGACGGCGCTGTCGAACGGCAGTCTCGACCTCGTCGCGCTCGCCCCGGTGTACCTCCTCGTCGTCGCCGCGACGGTCGACGCAGTCGGCATCGCCCGCCAGAGCCAACAGTACCTCACGATCACGAGCGAGGGTGACCTCCTGACGTGTCCCGTCTGCGGCAACGACGTGGACCCGGAGCTGAGCTTCTGTCACTGGTGTACGACCGATCTCGACCAGTTCACCGTCGTCCCCGCCGGCGAGGCCCGCCCAGACCCGGAGCGGGAACGGGAGACGGAGTAG